One Oryza glaberrima chromosome 10, OglaRS2, whole genome shotgun sequence DNA segment encodes these proteins:
- the LOC127752634 gene encoding uncharacterized protein LOC127752634: protein MVLDSEIEWRCSYQCRSLDRKIAFLDPAVVNFNNQLSKEKEIDDYLFNALVKQNGCDHILLPYLSHHHWILLVINIDDSKICVYDSLRKGTDNYQTIMNALNRAYVKYRRSKRTYGRCAIDATSFRIFENQYIYRQPALTNLCGMYVMWYMLYFVESGHLLPRNAEKLGLETSEMLPHVFTALTD from the exons ATGGTGCTCGACTCAGAAATTGAATG GCGCTGCTCTTATCAATGTAGAAGTCTTGACCGTAAGATTGCATTTCTAGATCCAGCGGTTGTGAACTTCAACAATCAGTtgtccaaagaaaaagaaattgacGACTATCTCTTCAATGCCCTCGTTAAGCAAAATGGTTGTGACCATATTCTCCTGCCTTACCTATCTCA CCATCATTGGATCCTCCTCGTAATCAATATCGACGACAGTAAGATTTGTGTATATGATAGCTTGAGGAAAGGGACAGACAATTACCAAACTATTATGAATGCACTAAATAGGGCATATGTGAAGTACCGTAGGTCCAAAAGAACGTATGGGAGATGTGCGATCGATGCAACATCATTCCGGATCTTTGAAAATCAATATATTTATAGACAACCAGCGCTTACCAACCTCTGCGGGATGTACGTCATGTGGTACATGCTATATTTTGTAGAGTCTGGGCACCTTCTTCCCCGTAATGCTGAG AAGTTGGGTCTTGAAACAAGCGAAATGCTGCCACACGTCTTCACAGCTCTCACCGACTAG